From a region of the Carettochelys insculpta isolate YL-2023 chromosome 29, ASM3395843v1, whole genome shotgun sequence genome:
- the IER2 gene encoding immediate early response gene 2 protein, producing MEVQKEAQRIMTMSVWKMYHSRLQRGGLRLHRSLQLSLVMRSARELYLSAKPEEQAEERRGGPEPGLRAEEGPGQPLPQPATPAAPSDCGAAEPEPMETQDSSPGPAPAPASPPGKRPAAGKGSRKRRSSSLDKPGAAEAGLVPSKKARLEAAEEEGERQPQGQDGPFPSLAKVLQSRFAGVLRGGAAKGPEPTPGCRPGDGVLSIVVRAVVAF from the coding sequence atgGAGGTGCAGAAGGAAGCGCAGCGCATCATGACCATGTCGGTGTGGAAGATGTACCACTCCCGCCTGCAGCGCGGCGGGCTGCGCCTGCACCGCAGCCTGCAGCTCTCCCTCGTCATGCGCAGCGCCCGGGAGCTCTACCTCTCGGCCAAGCCGGAGGAGCAGGCCGAGGAGCGGCGAGGCGGGCCGGAGCCCGGCCTgcgggcagaggaggggcccgGCCAGCCCCTGCCGCAGCCCGCCACCCCGGCGGCCCCTTCAGACTGTGGCGCAGCGGAGCCCGAGCCCATGGAGACGCAGGACAGCAGCCCGGGCCCGGCCCCGGCGCCCGCCTCGCCGCCGGGTAAGCGGCCGGCCGCGGGCAAAGGCAGCAGGAAACGGCGGAGCAGCAGCCTGGACAAGCCGGGGGCGGCGGAGGCCGGGCTGGTGCCCTCCAAGAAGGCCCGGCTGGAGGCGGCGGAGGAGGAGGGCGAGCGGCAGCCGCAGGGACAGGACGggcccttccccagcctggccaAAGTCCTGCAGAGCCGCTTCGCCGGGGTGCTGCGGGGCGGCGCGGCCAAGGGCCCCGAACCCACGCCGGGCTGCCGCCCCGGGGACGGCGTGCTCAGCATCGTGGTGCGGGCGGTGGTGGCCTTCTaa
- the STX10 gene encoding syntaxin-10, with the protein MALEDPFAAVRGEVQKAVNTAQGLYQRWCELLQETHVVSTEEFDWTSNELRNSLRSIQWDLEDLEETIGIVESNPRKFRIEAGELAERRAFVKQTRDSVKEMQDHISSPSAKAFAQQKNRELLMGGIASQKHPTEQHGQLREELVSANSHYIEEQQLHQQLILDQQDEQLELVSGSIRVLKHMSGRVGDELDEQSLMLEEFAQEMDNTQSHMDGVLKKMAKLSHMTSDRRQWCAICVLLVVLVVVLVLLFAL; encoded by the exons ATGGCCCTGGAGGACCCGTTCGCCGCCGTGCGGGG GGAGGTGCAGAAGGCTGTGAACACGGCACAGGGGCTCTACCAGCGCTGGTGTGAGCTGCTGCAGGAGACCCATGTTGTCAGCACGGAGGAGTTCGACTGGACCTCCAATGAGCTGCGCAATAGCCTGCGCAGCATCCAGTGGGACCTGGAGGATCTGGAGGAGACCAT AGGCATTGTGGAGTCGAACCCTCGCAAGTTCAGGATCGAAGCTGGCGAGCTGGCGGAGAGACGGGCCTTTGTGAAGCAAACGCGGGACTCCGTCAAG GAGATGCAGGATCACATATCCAGCCCATCAGCCAAGGCCTTCGCCCAGCAGAAAAACCGAGAG ctgctgatggggggcattgccagccagaagcaccccacggagcagcatggccagctgcGGGAGGAGCTGGTGTCGGCCAATTCCCACTATATCGAGGAGCAGCAACTGCATCAGCAG CTGATCCTAGACCAGCAGGATGAGCAGCTAGAGCTGGTCTCAGGCAGCATCCGGGTCTTGAAGCATATGTCAGGTCGGGTCGGGGACGAGCTGGACGAGCAGAGCTT GATGCTGGAGGAGTTCGCCCAGGAGATGGATAATACCCAGTCCCACATGGATGGTGTGCTCAAGAAGATGGCTAAACTCTCGCACATGACCAGCG ACCGGCGCCAGTGGTGTGCGATCTGCGTTCTGCTCGTTGTCCTCGTCGTGGTGCTTGTCCTCCTCTTCGCTCTGTGA